Proteins encoded together in one Pseudoroseomonas cervicalis window:
- a CDS encoding LysE family translocator, which translates to MDMLPALLGFAIAASVTPGPNTLMIAAIGAQGGWARALPAMLGVSVGFALLLALAALGLAAPLAALPWLQGALRWLGGAWLLWLAWRIGTAPPPDPAAAPRRLPGFWAAAALQWVNPKAWLVALAALASFARPGAPLQGGLAVVLVFGLVSFPCLAVWAALGAGAGRRLATPRAWRLANAALGLLMAASLLPLLL; encoded by the coding sequence ATGGATATGCTGCCCGCCCTGCTGGGATTCGCCATCGCCGCCTCGGTCACGCCGGGGCCGAACACGCTGATGATCGCCGCGATCGGCGCCCAGGGCGGCTGGGCCCGGGCGCTGCCGGCCATGCTCGGGGTCTCGGTGGGCTTCGCCCTGCTGCTGGCGCTGGCCGCGCTGGGCCTGGCCGCGCCGCTGGCGGCGCTGCCCTGGCTGCAGGGGGCGCTGCGCTGGCTGGGCGGGGCCTGGCTGCTCTGGCTGGCCTGGCGCATCGGCACCGCGCCGCCGCCCGACCCCGCCGCCGCGCCGCGCCGCCTGCCGGGCTTCTGGGCGGCGGCGGCGCTGCAATGGGTCAACCCCAAGGCCTGGCTGGTGGCGCTGGCGGCGCTGGCCAGCTTCGCCCGGCCCGGCGCGCCGCTGCAGGGCGGGCTGGCGGTGGTGCTGGTCTTCGGCCTGGTCTCCTTCCCCTGCCTGGCGGTCTGGGCGGCGCTGGGCGCCGGGGCGGGGCGCCGGCTGGCGACACCGCGCGCCTGGCGCCTGGCCAATGCCGCGCTGGGCCTGCTGATGGCGGCCAGCCTGCTGCCGCTGCTGCTGTGA
- a CDS encoding nicotinate phosphoribosyltransferase — translation MTDGLPPPGGPSRGPAHGPSGGPVGDEAIARQTDAYFNRTKAIVQRFGDAAVTYAVFLRRPVVSAPRLMIDWLERVAAERGTRFEIELMHKEGEWVGAGDPLIYLTGSFTHLSDLETIYLQKLGPACVAAHNAYQMCLELPQAAFLAMEARHCAGAEMQEMMAYAAAVGSAAAQREGARGFIGNANDLTAHWFGNARGYGTMPHALIGYARSTVRAAEMFHDAFPDEPLTVLVDYFGREVTDTLALCQRFPELAGEGRLSVRLDTHGGRFLEGLDPAESYAVLERQAPGAIRRYRSDTELRHLVGTGVSAAAIWRMREALDQAGFPKVRIVASSGFGVTKCRVMNEARAPVDVVGTGSFIPNTWSETYATADIVSYDGVARVKLGREFLLHKNGARKKNSN, via the coding sequence ATGACCGACGGGCTGCCGCCGCCGGGCGGCCCCTCCCGCGGGCCGGCCCATGGCCCGTCGGGCGGTCCGGTGGGCGATGAGGCCATCGCCCGCCAGACCGACGCCTATTTCAACCGCACCAAGGCCATCGTGCAGCGCTTCGGCGATGCCGCGGTGACCTATGCGGTGTTCCTCCGCCGCCCCGTGGTCAGCGCGCCGCGGCTGATGATCGACTGGCTGGAGCGCGTCGCCGCCGAGCGCGGCACACGCTTCGAGATCGAGCTGATGCACAAGGAAGGCGAATGGGTGGGCGCGGGCGATCCGCTGATCTACCTGACCGGCTCCTTCACCCATCTCTCCGATCTCGAGACCATCTATCTGCAGAAGCTGGGCCCGGCCTGCGTCGCCGCGCACAATGCCTACCAGATGTGCCTGGAACTGCCCCAGGCGGCCTTCCTGGCCATGGAGGCGCGGCACTGCGCCGGCGCCGAGATGCAGGAGATGATGGCTTATGCCGCCGCCGTCGGCAGCGCCGCCGCCCAGCGCGAGGGCGCGCGCGGCTTCATCGGCAATGCCAACGACCTGACGGCGCATTGGTTCGGCAATGCGCGCGGCTATGGCACCATGCCGCACGCCCTGATCGGCTATGCCCGCAGCACCGTGCGCGCCGCCGAGATGTTCCACGATGCCTTCCCGGACGAGCCGCTGACCGTGCTGGTCGATTATTTCGGCCGCGAGGTGACGGACACGCTGGCGCTGTGCCAGCGCTTCCCGGAGTTGGCGGGCGAGGGGCGGCTTTCCGTCCGCCTCGACACCCATGGCGGCCGCTTCCTGGAGGGGCTGGACCCGGCGGAATCCTATGCGGTGCTCGAGCGCCAGGCGCCCGGCGCCATCCGCCGCTACCGCTCCGACACCGAGCTGCGCCACCTGGTGGGCACCGGCGTCTCCGCCGCCGCCATCTGGCGCATGCGCGAGGCGCTGGACCAGGCCGGCTTCCCCAAGGTGCGCATCGTGGCGTCCTCGGGCTTCGGGGTGACCAAGTGCCGGGTGATGAACGAGGCGCGCGCGCCGGTCGATGTCGTCGGCACCGGCAGCTTCATCCCCAACACCTGGAGCGAGACCTACGCCACCGCCGATATCGTCTCCTATGACGGTGTGGCGCGGGTGAAGCTGGGGCGCGAGTTCCTGCTGCACAAGAATGGTGCGCGGAAGAAGAACAGCAATTAA
- a CDS encoding amidohydrolase family protein produces MALRCDMIIRDATLFDGTGGPRRVGDVGVVGDRIVGVGDLGGMSADREVIATGKALAPGFIDAHTHDDRAVLCGPACTLCKISQGVTTVVVGNCGISLAPMRHTDKRPPAPLDLLGDEQWWTFDSFGDYAHALKTKGSEVNTYALIGHQTLRVEAMGGDVYRPARDAEILRMQTRLKQALSEGGSGFSTGLYYAPNAQASAEEVVAVGEAMRHMGGLYVTHMRDEADFICASIEETLKIARRIGVPAHISHHKCSMPENYGRSVQTLALIQAAASMQEVAFDVYPYPAGSTVLMPDRVRDDLRTIITWSVPYPEMAGRDLSEIARGWNTDLRAAAERLTPAGAVTFQMDEEDVRRIMRHPLSMIGSDGLPHDEKPHPRLWGTFPRVLGFYTRQLGLFDMETAIHKMTGRAAQVFGMLDRGVLREGAYADLVLFDPNTVMDNATFENPVQMSVGIEQVWANGVLTFAGGKETGEKPGRLVTRNR; encoded by the coding sequence ATGGCGCTGCGCTGCGACATGATCATCCGTGACGCCACCCTGTTCGACGGCACCGGCGGGCCGCGCCGGGTGGGCGATGTCGGCGTGGTGGGGGACCGCATCGTCGGCGTCGGCGACCTCGGCGGCATGAGCGCGGATCGCGAGGTGATCGCCACCGGCAAGGCGCTGGCGCCGGGCTTCATCGACGCCCACACCCATGACGACCGCGCCGTGCTCTGCGGCCCGGCCTGCACGCTGTGCAAGATCAGCCAGGGCGTCACCACCGTGGTGGTGGGCAATTGCGGCATCAGCCTGGCGCCGATGCGCCACACCGACAAGCGCCCGCCGGCGCCGCTCGACCTGCTGGGCGACGAGCAATGGTGGACCTTCGACAGCTTCGGCGACTACGCCCACGCCCTGAAGACCAAGGGCAGCGAGGTCAACACCTACGCCCTGATCGGCCACCAGACGCTGCGGGTCGAGGCGATGGGCGGCGATGTCTACCGGCCCGCCCGGGATGCCGAGATCCTGCGCATGCAGACCCGGCTGAAGCAGGCGCTGTCGGAGGGCGGCTCCGGCTTTTCCACCGGCCTCTACTACGCCCCCAACGCCCAGGCCTCGGCCGAGGAGGTGGTCGCGGTGGGCGAGGCGATGCGCCATATGGGCGGGCTCTATGTCACCCATATGCGCGACGAGGCGGATTTCATCTGCGCCTCGATCGAGGAGACGCTGAAGATCGCCCGCCGCATCGGCGTGCCGGCGCATATCAGCCACCACAAATGCTCGATGCCGGAGAATTACGGCCGCTCGGTGCAGACCCTGGCGCTGATCCAGGCCGCCGCCTCGATGCAGGAGGTGGCCTTCGACGTCTACCCCTATCCGGCCGGCTCCACCGTGCTGATGCCCGACCGGGTGCGCGACGACCTGCGCACCATCATCACCTGGTCGGTGCCCTATCCGGAGATGGCGGGCCGCGACCTGTCCGAGATCGCGCGCGGCTGGAACACCGATCTGCGCGCCGCGGCCGAGCGGCTGACGCCGGCCGGCGCCGTCACCTTCCAAATGGATGAGGAGGATGTGCGCCGCATCATGCGCCACCCGCTCTCCATGATCGGCTCGGACGGGCTGCCGCATGACGAGAAGCCGCATCCGCGCCTCTGGGGCACCTTCCCGCGCGTGCTCGGCTTCTACACCCGGCAGCTCGGCCTGTTCGACATGGAGACGGCGATCCACAAGATGACCGGCCGCGCCGCCCAGGTCTTCGGCATGCTCGACCGCGGCGTGCTGCGCGAGGGCGCCTATGCCGATCTCGTCCTGTTCGACCCGAACACGGTGATGGACAACGCCACCTTCGAGAACCCGGTGCAGATGAGCGTCGGCATCGAGCAGGTCTGGGCCAATGGCGTGCTGACCTTCGCCGGCGGCAAGGAGACCGGGGAGAAGCCCGGGCGCCTCGTCACCCGCAACCGCTGA
- a CDS encoding IclR family transcriptional regulator, translating to MPEDRLFVQSLQKGLALLEAFARQPGELSLNELAHLSGIDRSSAQRMAHTLLKLGYLERGANGRGYTPGRKILDRGFDFLRSRPLVERATPVIIELQRNTGERVDLSLFDGTTIVYALRRQSKRETFFATLVGRRLQSFSTAGGRACMATLPREEVNALMARSDIRPVTPKTLLDPDAIIARIEQARREGYSVVQEEMLIGEVVVGAAILDQQGRPVGAVHIAGSLSEWPPQRFAARFAPLAIEAARALGGGSGLR from the coding sequence ATGCCCGAAGATCGTCTGTTCGTTCAATCCCTGCAGAAGGGCCTGGCCCTGCTGGAAGCCTTCGCGCGCCAGCCGGGCGAGCTCAGCCTGAACGAGCTGGCGCATCTCTCCGGCATCGACCGCTCCTCGGCCCAGCGCATGGCGCACACCCTGCTGAAGCTCGGCTATCTGGAGCGCGGCGCGAATGGCCGCGGCTACACGCCCGGGCGCAAGATCCTCGACCGCGGCTTCGACTTCCTGCGCTCCCGCCCGCTGGTGGAGCGGGCGACGCCGGTGATCATCGAGCTGCAGCGCAACACCGGCGAGCGGGTCGATCTCAGCCTGTTCGACGGCACCACCATCGTCTATGCGCTGCGCCGGCAGAGCAAGCGGGAGACCTTCTTCGCCACCCTGGTGGGAAGGCGGCTGCAGAGCTTCAGCACCGCCGGCGGCCGCGCCTGCATGGCCACCCTGCCGCGGGAGGAGGTGAACGCGCTGATGGCGCGCTCCGACATCCGCCCGGTGACGCCGAAGACGCTGCTCGACCCGGACGCCATCATCGCCCGCATCGAGCAGGCGCGGCGCGAAGGCTACAGCGTGGTGCAGGAGGAAATGCTGATCGGCGAGGTGGTGGTGGGCGCCGCCATCCTCGACCAGCAGGGGCGGCCGGTGGGCGCGGTGCATATCGCCGGCTCGCTCTCCGAATGGCCGCCGCAGCGTTTCGCCGCGCGCTTCGCGCCGCTGGCGATCGAGGCGGCGCGGGCGCTGGGCGGCGGCAGCGGGCTGCGCTGA
- a CDS encoding penicillin acylase family protein: MTDPASPADPLLAETIALPGLRQPASIHVDRWGIPHLRAENEHDLFLLQGFNAARDRLWQIDLWRKRGLGLLAADFGPGYLAQDYAARLFLYRGDIEAEFNAYAPDARAICEAFVAGINAYVALTEAEPARLPAEFRALGTRPARWSAEDVVRIRSHSLTRNALSEVLRAIVLSRADLATDLLRKNIEPLHEPVRPEGLELSALGTEVLTQFKLATAAVTFSPERLAAPLAEWRVWTGITDLGEVVQGAEMEGSNNWAIHGSRTESGRPILSSDPHRAHAAPSLRYIVHLDSPGFNAIGAGEPAVPGISIGHNGTSAFALTIHGADQEDVYVYALDAEDDESYRHGEGHERMQLVTEHFAVKGHAAQSLVQRFTRHGPVIARDVAARRAVAIRSVWWLPGSAPYLGSLTTMRARSLEEFRASMARWGTPSVNMVYADVAGRIAWTPTGYAPQRPNWDGLLPVPGDGRYEWSGLLDPAEHPWRVDPLEGFVHSANEQNLPPDWAHAEKTYGYEWSEASRATRIREALTRGPLLTLADCTALQTDVLSIPARRLCALLLALPRGAAPELWAAQTLLEDWDHRLAADSPAAALFEVFLTKQLKPRLLAALVPDASLRPLLLPQDMESLLRVLEQPDARLPAAARDALLAECLIAAFRDCEARMGVSPESWAWGRLHHGYFAHALQGITPQTAAMDVGPYPLGGSAQTPMHTGYRPGDFRCNYGASVRLVMDVGAWDNSLCINAPGQSGDPASPHYADLAPHWARGEYVPLLYSREAVAAMEMQRILLVPAGPG, encoded by the coding sequence ATGACCGACCCCGCCTCGCCCGCCGATCCGCTGCTCGCGGAGACGATCGCGCTGCCGGGGTTGCGCCAGCCCGCCTCGATCCATGTCGATCGCTGGGGCATTCCGCATCTGCGCGCGGAGAATGAGCACGACCTGTTCCTGCTGCAGGGCTTCAACGCGGCGCGCGACCGGCTGTGGCAGATCGATCTGTGGCGCAAGCGCGGCCTCGGCCTGCTCGCCGCCGATTTCGGACCCGGCTATCTGGCGCAGGATTATGCCGCACGGCTGTTCCTCTATCGCGGCGATATCGAGGCGGAGTTCAACGCCTATGCCCCCGATGCGCGCGCCATCTGCGAGGCCTTCGTCGCCGGCATCAACGCCTATGTCGCGCTGACCGAGGCCGAGCCCGCGCGGCTGCCGGCGGAGTTCCGCGCCCTCGGCACGCGCCCGGCGCGCTGGTCGGCCGAGGATGTGGTGCGCATCCGCAGCCACAGCCTGACGCGCAACGCGCTCTCCGAGGTGCTGCGCGCCATCGTGCTGTCGCGCGCCGATCTCGCCACCGACCTGCTGCGCAAGAATATCGAGCCGCTGCACGAGCCGGTGCGGCCCGAGGGGCTGGAATTGTCGGCGCTCGGCACCGAGGTGCTGACGCAGTTCAAGCTCGCCACCGCCGCCGTCACCTTCTCGCCCGAGCGGCTGGCCGCGCCGCTGGCGGAATGGCGCGTCTGGACCGGTATCACCGATCTCGGCGAGGTGGTGCAGGGCGCCGAGATGGAGGGCTCCAACAACTGGGCCATCCATGGCAGCCGCACCGAGAGCGGGCGGCCGATCCTCTCCTCCGACCCGCATCGCGCGCATGCGGCGCCCTCGCTGCGCTACATCGTGCATCTGGACAGCCCCGGCTTCAACGCGATCGGCGCCGGCGAGCCGGCGGTGCCCGGCATCTCCATCGGCCATAACGGCACCAGCGCCTTCGCGCTGACCATCCATGGCGCCGACCAGGAAGACGTCTATGTCTACGCCCTCGACGCGGAGGATGATGAGTCCTACCGCCATGGCGAGGGCCATGAGCGCATGCAGCTGGTCACCGAGCATTTCGCGGTGAAGGGGCATGCGGCGCAGTCGCTGGTGCAGCGCTTCACCCGGCACGGGCCGGTGATCGCGCGCGATGTGGCGGCGCGGCGGGCGGTGGCCATCCGCAGCGTCTGGTGGCTGCCCGGCTCGGCGCCCTATCTCGGCAGCCTGACCACCATGCGCGCGCGCAGCCTGGAGGAATTCCGCGCCTCCATGGCGCGCTGGGGCACGCCCTCGGTCAACATGGTCTATGCCGATGTGGCGGGGCGGATCGCCTGGACGCCCACCGGCTACGCCCCGCAGCGGCCGAACTGGGACGGGCTGCTGCCGGTGCCGGGCGATGGGCGCTATGAATGGTCCGGCCTGCTGGACCCGGCCGAGCATCCCTGGCGCGTCGACCCGCTGGAGGGCTTCGTGCACAGCGCCAATGAGCAGAACCTGCCGCCCGACTGGGCGCATGCCGAGAAGACCTATGGCTATGAGTGGAGCGAGGCCTCGCGCGCGACCCGCATCCGCGAGGCGCTGACCCGCGGCCCGCTGCTGACGCTGGCCGATTGCACGGCGCTGCAGACCGATGTGCTGTCGATCCCGGCGCGGCGGCTCTGCGCCCTGCTGCTGGCCCTGCCGCGCGGCGCGGCGCCTGAGCTGTGGGCGGCGCAGACCCTGCTGGAGGATTGGGACCACCGCCTGGCGGCGGACAGCCCCGCCGCCGCCCTGTTCGAGGTGTTCCTGACCAAGCAGCTGAAGCCGCGCCTGCTGGCGGCGCTGGTGCCGGATGCCTCGCTGCGCCCGCTGCTGCTGCCGCAGGACATGGAAAGCCTGCTGCGCGTGCTGGAGCAGCCGGATGCGCGGCTGCCCGCCGCCGCGCGCGACGCGCTGCTGGCCGAATGCCTGATCGCCGCCTTCCGCGATTGCGAGGCGCGCATGGGCGTCAGCCCCGAAAGCTGGGCCTGGGGCCGGCTGCATCATGGCTATTTCGCGCATGCGCTGCAGGGCATCACGCCGCAGACCGCGGCGATGGATGTCGGCCCCTACCCGCTCGGCGGCAGCGCGCAGACGCCGATGCACACCGGCTACCGCCCCGGCGATTTCCGCTGCAATTACGGCGCCTCGGTGCGGCTGGTGATGGATGTCGGCGCCTGGGACAACAGCCTCTGCATCAACGCCCCCGGCCAGTCGGGCGACCCGGCCTCGCCGCATTACGCCGATCTGGCGCCGCACTGGGCGCGCGGGGAGTATGTGCCGCTGCTCTATTCGCGCGAGGCGGTGGCGGCGATGGAGATGCAGCGCATCCTGCTGGTGCCGGCCGGGCCGGGCTGA
- a CDS encoding diguanylate cyclase domain-containing protein, with protein MSTTSPARPERRKLRRERRAALWLGLLLPLCFAALTLLQLWELRSDAWDRAERNAQNLLLALGQDMQRQIDIYDRALAAVARNAAWLREEELVDTPLLFAPAEATRHLGSMALLDASGQVVASSDPAAALHLDLSARSIFLRHRLEPGLGLLVSPPLQDGPRDGYFLALSRPLSDGEGRFAGVVLGTLQLSYLQQLTRGMQIGPHSTINLFNTEGVLLYREPAGNGRPGMDLSQSPAVRRMLSDTGGQFVGVAALDGVQRLYNYTRLGRHPLVLNVALATGPVLEAWRSHAIWTSATVVLLCAATLLLGLRLQSELRRRRLAEDAALAEGARYRELSETDGLTGLGNRRALDRLLRLEWDRLQRLRQPLALVMLDIDHFKAFNDSQGHLAGDAVLRSLAGCIRACIRAETDLAARYGGEEFAILLPGGLEEARHLAERIQDTLRRLALPHPVAPSGRVTISLGAASLVPPEQGDPTLLLRAADAALYRAKQAGRNQVALAA; from the coding sequence ATGAGCACCACCAGCCCCGCCCGGCCGGAGCGGCGCAAGCTGCGGCGGGAGCGGCGCGCGGCGCTGTGGCTCGGCCTGCTGCTGCCGCTCTGCTTCGCCGCCCTGACCCTGCTGCAGCTCTGGGAACTGCGCAGCGACGCCTGGGACCGCGCCGAGCGCAACGCGCAGAACCTGCTGCTGGCGCTCGGCCAGGACATGCAGCGGCAGATCGACATCTATGACCGCGCCCTGGCGGCGGTGGCGCGCAACGCCGCCTGGCTGCGCGAGGAGGAGCTGGTCGACACGCCGCTGCTCTTCGCCCCCGCCGAGGCGACGCGGCATCTGGGCAGCATGGCGCTGCTGGATGCCAGCGGCCAGGTGGTGGCCAGCTCCGACCCGGCCGCGGCGCTGCATCTGGACCTGTCGGCGCGCAGCATCTTCCTGCGCCACCGGCTGGAGCCGGGGCTCGGCCTGCTGGTCAGCCCGCCGCTGCAGGACGGCCCGCGCGACGGCTATTTCCTGGCGCTCAGCCGGCCGCTCAGCGATGGCGAGGGCCGCTTCGCCGGGGTGGTGCTGGGCACGCTGCAGCTCTCCTACCTGCAGCAGCTGACGCGCGGCATGCAGATCGGCCCGCACAGCACCATCAACCTGTTCAACACCGAGGGCGTGCTGCTCTACCGCGAGCCCGCCGGCAATGGCCGCCCCGGCATGGACCTGTCGCAATCCCCGGCGGTGCGGCGCATGCTGTCCGACACGGGCGGGCAGTTCGTCGGCGTGGCCGCGCTGGACGGGGTGCAGCGCCTCTACAACTACACGCGGCTGGGCCGGCACCCGCTGGTGCTGAATGTGGCCCTCGCCACCGGCCCGGTGCTGGAGGCCTGGCGCAGCCATGCCATCTGGACCTCGGCCACGGTGGTGCTGCTCTGCGCCGCGACCCTGCTGCTGGGGCTGCGGCTGCAGAGCGAGCTGCGCCGCCGCCGCCTGGCCGAGGATGCCGCCCTGGCCGAGGGCGCGCGCTACCGCGAATTGTCGGAGACGGACGGGCTGACCGGGCTCGGCAACCGGCGGGCGCTGGACCGGCTGCTGCGGCTGGAATGGGACCGGCTGCAGCGGCTGCGCCAGCCGCTGGCCCTGGTCATGCTCGACATCGACCATTTCAAGGCGTTCAACGACAGCCAGGGGCATCTGGCGGGGGATGCGGTGCTGCGCAGCCTGGCCGGCTGCATCCGCGCCTGCATCCGCGCCGAGACCGACCTCGCCGCCCGCTATGGCGGCGAGGAATTCGCCATCCTGCTGCCCGGCGGGCTGGAGGAGGCGCGGCACCTGGCCGAGCGCATCCAGGACACGCTGCGGCGGCTGGCGCTGCCGCATCCGGTGGCGCCGAGCGGCCGGGTCACCATCAGCCTGGGCGCCGCGTCGCTGGTGCCGCCCGAGCAGGGCGACCCCACCCTGCTGCTGCGCGCCGCCGATGCCGCGCTGTACCGGGCCAAGCAGGCCGGCCGCAACCAGGTGGCGCTGGCCGCCTGA
- a CDS encoding class II 3-deoxy-7-phosphoheptulonate synthase, with translation MTVRGWQPGSWREMPIRQVPDYPDQARLNAMESRLASFPPLVFAGEARRLQQSLAQAGQGRAFVLQGGDCAESFADFQANPIRDTFRVLLQMAVVLTFGGSLPVVKLGRMAGQFAKPRSSDTETQDGVTLPSYRGDIINGPEFTPEARVPDPARMEFAYMQSAGTLNLLRAFATGGYADLHEVHRWNLGFVARSPLVDRYRDLAARIDETLRFMAACGMSNAPQVRETEFYTSHEALLLPYEEALTRVDSTTGDWYACSAHFLWIGDRTRQPEGAHVEFLRGVKNPLGLKVGPTTDPDELVKLTEILNPENIPGRLTLISRMGASKVADKLPPLLRAVKRAGREVVWICDPMHGNTHTAGSYKTRSFDAILSELRGFFDTHQAEGTWAGGVHVEMTGSDVTECIGGAHKLSEADLSANYATFCDPRLNAEQALELAFLVAEELKARRPEGAVLPLIAAQ, from the coding sequence ATGACGGTGCGCGGGTGGCAGCCCGGAAGCTGGCGCGAAATGCCGATCCGGCAGGTGCCGGATTATCCGGACCAGGCCAGGTTGAACGCTATGGAATCCCGGCTCGCGAGCTTTCCCCCGCTGGTTTTTGCAGGTGAGGCCCGCAGGCTGCAGCAGTCCCTGGCCCAGGCCGGGCAGGGGCGGGCCTTCGTGCTGCAGGGCGGCGATTGCGCCGAGAGCTTCGCCGATTTCCAGGCGAACCCGATCCGCGACACCTTCCGGGTGCTGCTGCAGATGGCGGTGGTGCTGACCTTCGGCGGCTCGCTGCCGGTGGTGAAGCTCGGCCGCATGGCCGGGCAGTTCGCCAAGCCGCGCTCCTCGGACACCGAGACGCAGGATGGCGTCACGCTGCCCTCCTATCGCGGCGACATCATCAACGGCCCCGAATTCACCCCCGAGGCCCGGGTGCCCGATCCGGCGCGGATGGAATTCGCCTATATGCAGTCGGCCGGCACGCTGAACCTGCTGCGCGCCTTCGCCACCGGCGGCTATGCCGATCTGCACGAGGTGCATCGCTGGAATCTGGGCTTCGTCGCCCGCTCGCCGCTGGTCGACCGCTATCGCGACCTGGCCGCGCGCATCGACGAGACGCTGCGCTTCATGGCCGCCTGCGGCATGTCGAACGCCCCCCAGGTGCGCGAGACCGAGTTCTACACCAGCCATGAGGCACTGCTGCTTCCCTATGAGGAGGCGCTGACCCGCGTCGATAGCACCACCGGCGACTGGTATGCCTGCTCGGCCCATTTCCTGTGGATCGGTGACCGCACCCGCCAGCCGGAGGGCGCGCATGTCGAGTTCCTGCGCGGGGTGAAGAACCCGCTCGGCCTCAAGGTCGGCCCGACCACCGATCCCGACGAGCTGGTGAAGCTCACAGAGATCCTGAACCCGGAGAACATCCCGGGCCGGCTGACCCTGATCAGCCGCATGGGGGCCTCCAAGGTGGCCGACAAGCTGCCGCCGCTGCTGCGCGCCGTGAAGCGCGCAGGCCGCGAGGTGGTGTGGATCTGCGACCCGATGCACGGCAACACCCACACCGCCGGCAGCTACAAGACCCGCTCCTTCGACGCCATCCTGTCCGAGCTGCGCGGCTTCTTCGACACGCACCAGGCGGAGGGCACCTGGGCCGGCGGCGTGCATGTCGAGATGACGGGCAGCGACGTCACCGAATGCATCGGCGGCGCGCACAAGCTGTCGGAGGCCGATCTCTCCGCCAACTACGCCACCTTCTGCGACCCCCGGCTGAATGCCGAGCAGGCGCTGGAGCTGGCCTTCCTGGTCGCCGAGGAGCTGAAGGCGCGGCGGCCCGAGGGGGCGGTGCTGCCGCTGATCGCCGCGCAATGA
- a CDS encoding alkaline phosphatase, translating to MDSTARHILALSRRGALRGGLGLAALAALQPSAARQAWAQPRFDADPFALGIASGDPWPDGVVLWTRLAPEPLAPGGGMPKRAVPVRWAVAEDAAMRRVVQQGEALARPELGHAVHVELSGLRPGRPYWYRFQAGEALSRIGRTRTAPAADAAPAALRFVNAGCQNYEQGHFTAWRHVAEEEALDFVFHYGDYIYEGGARGGQPRRHNGAETYSLDEYRARYALYKLDPDLAAAQAAHPFLHSFDDHEVDNNWAGEFSEEDGSRPDRPGVPPEIFALRKQAAFQAWYEHMPLRRAQLPRGPAIQAWRGLRFGGLLEVAVLDTRSGRTDQPCGDTTAAPCEGWADPAARMMDPAQEAWLLDRLRPGRARWQLLAHQVPILRRDFGGPGAPRWAMDKWDGYPAARERLLAHVEAVRLPGLLAVSGDVHAAWAGTLHRDAAGPEGPALGCEFTATSISSGGDGSEQLSSTPRVMAQNPHLAFFNNRRGYTLHELGPDRMTARFRALAEVTRPGAAREDRGALVVEHGASRLLPG from the coding sequence ATGGACAGCACCGCCCGCCACATCCTGGCGCTGTCCCGCCGCGGCGCGCTGCGCGGCGGGCTTGGCCTGGCGGCGCTGGCGGCGCTGCAGCCCTCCGCCGCGCGGCAGGCCTGGGCGCAGCCGCGCTTCGACGCCGATCCCTTCGCGCTTGGCATTGCCTCCGGCGATCCCTGGCCGGATGGGGTGGTGCTGTGGACCCGGCTGGCGCCGGAGCCGCTGGCGCCGGGCGGCGGCATGCCGAAGCGCGCCGTGCCGGTGCGCTGGGCGGTGGCCGAGGATGCGGCGATGCGCCGCGTGGTGCAGCAGGGCGAGGCGCTGGCGCGGCCGGAGCTGGGCCATGCCGTGCATGTCGAGCTGTCCGGCCTGCGCCCGGGCCGCCCCTACTGGTACCGTTTCCAGGCCGGCGAGGCGCTGTCGCGCATCGGCCGCACCCGCACCGCGCCGGCCGCCGATGCCGCGCCGGCGGCGCTGCGCTTCGTCAATGCCGGCTGCCAGAATTACGAGCAGGGCCATTTCACCGCCTGGCGCCATGTGGCGGAGGAGGAGGCGCTCGACTTCGTCTTCCACTATGGCGACTACATCTATGAGGGCGGCGCGCGCGGCGGCCAGCCGCGCCGGCACAACGGCGCCGAGACCTACAGCCTGGACGAGTACCGGGCGCGCTACGCCCTCTACAAGCTGGACCCCGACCTGGCGGCGGCGCAGGCGGCGCATCCCTTCCTGCATTCCTTCGACGATCATGAGGTCGACAACAACTGGGCCGGGGAGTTCTCCGAGGAGGATGGCAGCCGCCCCGATCGCCCTGGCGTGCCGCCGGAGATCTTCGCCCTGCGCAAGCAGGCCGCCTTCCAGGCCTGGTACGAGCATATGCCGCTGCGCCGGGCCCAGCTGCCGCGCGGCCCGGCGATCCAGGCCTGGCGGGGCTTGCGCTTCGGCGGGCTGCTGGAGGTGGCGGTGCTCGACACCCGTAGCGGCCGCACCGACCAGCCCTGCGGCGACACCACCGCCGCCCCCTGCGAGGGCTGGGCCGACCCCGCCGCCCGCATGATGGACCCGGCGCAGGAGGCCTGGCTGCTCGACCGGCTGCGCCCGGGCCGCGCCCGCTGGCAGCTGCTGGCGCATCAGGTGCCGATCCTGCGGCGCGATTTCGGCGGCCCCGGCGCGCCGCGCTGGGCGATGGACAAATGGGATGGCTACCCGGCGGCGCGGGAGCGGCTGCTGGCCCATGTCGAGGCGGTGCGGCTGCCCGGCCTGCTCGCCGTCTCGGGCGATGTGCACGCCGCCTGGGCCGGCACGCTGCATCGCGACGCGGCGGGGCCGGAGGGGCCGGCCCTGGGCTGCGAATTCACCGCCACCTCGATCAGCTCGGGCGGCGACGGGTCGGAGCAGCTGTCCTCCACGCCCCGGGTGATGGCGCAGAACCCGCATCTGGCCTTCTTCAACAACCGCCGCGGCTACACGCTGCACGAGTTGGGGCCCGACCGCATGACCGCCCGCTTCCGCGCCCTGGCCGAGGTGACGCGCCCCGGCGCGGCGCGGGAGGATCGCGGCGCGCTGGTGGTGGAGCATGGCGCCAGCCGGCTGCTGCCCGGCTGA